The following coding sequences lie in one Cercospora beticola chromosome 9, complete sequence genomic window:
- a CDS encoding uncharacterized protein (antiSMASH:Cluster_10), translated as MEITMEADSIFGRPSTCGIPSEPSEDDVQKFFSESKLDSTMLQCSVHSSTYTANFEFVDGAQEVHFELLDVSEQTLDTIWSITGLPKDAPELYSDPSVPAPCNHLGGYDRGEACIFDSTVLRNMSYTAILYAYLELIIGSLEFQDDAESGRRLSMNSGIASTALVQSPELEWIDDLSILDETWSALQQLSKGPTITTGTRATFHNITISPFSEPELNYNESSAFRPNETEVTFATRNIIYVYTRQKLWLAYGISIGVTLLTVLFGLTAIFANKACFSHEFSTYLRLSRGAELSIGIKQEDLYGKDPLPAYAGRAVIRFGRQADVADYQALPRSSDYEGKVGTLGVTAHDLSEAHGRQRA; from the exons ATGGAAATCACGATGGAGGCCGATTCAATCTTTGGTCGGCCATCAACATGCGGAATACCTTCAGAGCCGAGTGAGGACGATGTGCAAAAGTTCTTTAGCGAATCCAAATTGGACTCAACTATGCTTCAGTGCAGCGTGCACAGCTCCACTTACACTGCAAACTTTGAGTTCGTCGACGGGGCGCAAGAAGTGCACTTCGAGCTGTTGGACGTGTCGGAGCAGACGCTGGACACAATATGGTCCATTACCGGACTTCCCAAAGATGCTCCCGAGCTGTACAGTGATCCTTCAGTACCAGCCCCATGCAACCATCTCGGTGGTTATGATCGTGGTGAGGCTT GTATTTTCGATTCTACTGTGTTACGAAACATGTCTTACACGGCGATCCTGTACGCCTACCTCGAATTGATTATCGGAAGTCTGGAATTTCAGGACGATGCGGAGTCAGGCCGACGTCTGAGCATGAACTCCGGAATTGCCAGCACTGCTCTGGTGCAGTCGCCGGAGCTCGAGTGGATCGATGATCTCAGCATCCTCGATGAAACGTGGTCTGCCCTGCAACAA CTCTCAAAGGGGCCCACCATTACAACAGGCACTCGAGCAACGTTTCATAACATTACTATAAGTCCCTTCAGCGAACCGGAGCTGAA CTACAACGAGAGCTCTGCATTCCGGCCAAACGAAACAGAAGTTACATTCGCCACCAGAAACATCATCTACGTCTACACTCGACAGAAGCTTTGGCTTGCGTACGGAATTTCCATTGGGGTCACGCTATTGACCGTATTGTTTGGTCTGACAGCCATCTTCGCCAATAAAGCGTGCTTCAGCCATGAGTTCTCTACCTACTTGAGATTATCAAGGGGTGCGGAGTTGAGCATCGGTATCAAGCAGGAAGACCTGTATGGAAAGGATCCACTGCCGGCTTATGCTGGTCGCGCTGTGATTCGATTCGGTCGGCAAGCAGATGTGGCGGATTATCAGGCTCTGCCTCGATCGTCAGACTATGAAGGGAAGGTGGGCACCTTGGGTGTGACGGCTCATGACTTGAGTGAGGCTCACGGACGTCAGCGTGCTTGA
- a CDS encoding uncharacterized protein (antiSMASH:Cluster_10), translating into MSLAALLRLSVCLFGTFYPAFGTSLESSIVVRAPDGRPNSYVIRDISHELHKAARAEPNRVWKNSTTFDTNGTKHGDAQKVFTRDNAKAPNGTWKIPSGLEIVCRTCYLKGIATGELTLSQDFNITQTIDDLESTVSGVVQNITTEVGEVIGGFIDSAGEELKELILEGDFNFDDFKSPTWNYTFDMDDLPPIPDAKLRFTFDELELYMLIDTTLSLGATYTLPLYKSKTPLGVHITKDLELGIIFDVELILSAEAAIIIGSGFHLKIDDGFAIDIVLFGKDPSNLEFNGGQFELLPVTIEAGGVLFTAVLRVGVHTGMKLATPELPSWSIANRTLGGSVGGGIEVGVFANIAEMTTNITYVPDDEECAFGVVQSYKLALGANAGATIHVGTERWGPELKTSKAIYTTKLASACAISGTPAVTSAIPTATDAAILRRQGLSELELVHETTYTAVSCVSTGLVNCPASLQTTSTSSTTITLTTAVASGVDKKALSSSIWPGIDARQVAAAITTVAFGTNAVKLPTTSGSPVPYVASATGTVDGIRDDIEDAIKGLPKATIIGVFGQKKTYWDHDQDLVFLPDSVQRG; encoded by the exons ATGTCTCTCGCAGCACTATTGAGACTGTCTGTCTGCTTGTTCGGCACCTTCTACCCTGCGTTTGGAACGTCTCTCGAATCGAGTATCGTTGTGCGAGCTCCAGACGGAAGACCAAACTCATATGTTATTCGTGACATCTCTCATGAGCTCCACAAAGCTGCTCGGGCCGAGCCAAATCGTGTTTGGAAGAACAGCACAACATTCGACACCAATGGGACAAAGCA TGGCGATGCTCAGAAAGTATTCACAAGAGACAATGCCAAGGCACCTAATGGTACATGGAAAATCCCATCTGGCCTCGAGATCGTCTGCCGCACGTGCTATCTCAAGGGCATCGCTACGGGCGAACTTACCCTGTCCCAGGACTTCAACATTACCCAGACAATTGACGATCTTGAGTCTACAGTCTCCGGAGTGGTTCAGAATATCACGACGGAAGTTGGAGAGGTGATTGGAGGCTTCATTGATTCGGCTGGAGAAGAACTCAAGGAGCTCATTCTCGAAGGTGATTTCAATTTCGACGATTTCAAGTCCCCGACGTGGAACTATACCTTCGACATGGACGACTTGCCGCCAATTCCGGACGCGAAGTTACGCTTCACCTTCGACGAATTGGAGTTATACATGCTCATTGACACGACACTGTCTCTCGGGGCGACATACACCCTTCCCTTGTACAAGTCAAAGACTCCTCTTGGTGTACACATCACGAAGGACCTAGAGCTCGGCATTATCTTTGATGTGGAGCTCATCCTCTCCGCCGAGGCGGCGATCATCATTGGCAGTGGCTTCCATTTGAAGATCGACGACGGCTtcgccatcgacatcgtATTGTTTGGAAAAGACCCCTCGAATTTGGAGTT TAACGGAGGACAATTCGAATTACTCCCAGTCACCATCGAGGCGGGGGGTGTTCTGTTCACCGCTGTGCTCCGCGTTGGTGTTCATACCGGGATGAAACTAGCTACACCAGAGCTGCCCTCCTGGAGTATCGCCAATCGCACTTTAGGGGGCTCTGTCGGAGGCGGCATCGAAGTTGGTGTGTTCGCGAACATTGCTGAGATGACGACAAATATCACGTATGTacccgacgacgaggaatgcGCCTTTGGTGTCGTTCAATCGTACAAACTTGCCCTTGGGGCAAACGCCGGTGCTACTATCCACGTAGGAACGGAACGATGGGGTCCAGAACTCAAGACCTCCAAGGCAATCTACACCACAAAGCTTGCATCAGCTTGTGCCATCTCTGGTACCCCAGCCGTTACATCTGCAATACCTACAGCCACGGATGCTGCCATCCTTCGGAGACAAGGTCTTTCTGAACTGGAGCTTGTGCATGAGACGACATACACTGCAGTCAGCTGTGTCTCGACTGGTCTTGTCAACTGCCCCGCCTCGCTACAAAccacttcgacttcttcaacgacaATCACTTTAACTACGGCTGTTGCCTCCGGTGTCGACAAGAAGGCACTGTCTAGCTCCATCTGGCCGGGAATCGATGCTCGTCAGGTTGCAGCTGCCATAACCACTGTAGCATTCGGCACGAATGCTGTGAAGTTGCCGACTACATCGGGCAGCCCCGTTCCTTACGTTGCGAGCGCGACCGGAACCGTAGATGGCATAAGAGACGATATAGAGGATGCGATCAAAGGCTTGCCCAAGGCTACCATTATTGGT GTGTTTGGTCAGAAGAAGACGTACTGGGATCACGATCAAGACTTAGTGTTTCTGCCAGATTCAGTGCAGCGAGGTTAA